A stretch of Aedes aegypti strain LVP_AGWG chromosome 2, AaegL5.0 Primary Assembly, whole genome shotgun sequence DNA encodes these proteins:
- the LOC5565858 gene encoding putative RNA polymerase II subunit B1 CTD phosphatase RPAP2 homolog: MFDNENFNVFRDGDAVKEKQKVNRTKLPRRAKNFSKEQLQLALRKKKECNAKAQKIVETLLDPVDDVDQFLVMLRDINQSHFDDVVQERAIQKICGYPLCLNELVNIPQQKYVISLSNKKVYDITERKNFCSGDCYKASNFVKEQMLTSPLWLRDQEDIPEFRLLNTPSQASLSVQTTTTTVTKIEISQEPTVEINIDELRIVEKTYPASSSKGDQNDGGRRSIQEGSEVDLSIRESESSGNSNEADEKDSLSDCIKKCL; the protein is encoded by the exons ATGTTTGATAACGAAAATTTCAACGTTTTTCGTGATGGTGATGCAGTGAAGGAAAAGCAAAAGGTTAACCGGACGAAGCTTCCCCGGAGGGCCAAGAATTTCAG CAAAGAGCAGCTCCAGCTGGCTCTCCGAAAGAAGAAAGAATGCAATGCAAAGGCCCAAAAAATTGTGGAAACTCTGCTGGATCCGGTCGACGATGTGGACCAATTTCTAGTGATG CTTCGAGACATAAATCAGAGTCATTTCGATGATGTTGTTCAGGAAAGAGCCATTCAAAAAATCTGCGGTTATCCACTTTGTTTGAACGAGTTAGTCAA CATCCCGCAGCAAAAGTACGTTATCTCGCTTTCCAACAAAAAAGTCTACGATATCACCGAGCGTAAAAACTTCTGCAGTGGCGACTGCTACAAAGCTTCCAACTTCGTTAAAGAACAGATGTTAACAAGCCCACTATGGCTCCGGGATCAGGAAGACATACCGGAATTTCGATTGCTCAACACTCCTTCGCAGGCGTCTCTCAGCGtgcagacgacgacgacgacggtcaCCAAaattgagatttcacaggagcCAACCGTTGAGATTAATATCGATGAGCTTCGGATTGTGGAGAAGACGTACCCCGCGAGTTCTTCCAAGGGGGACCAAAACGATGGGGGTCGCCGTAGTATACAGGAAGGTAGTGAAGTTGACCTGTCTATCAGGGAAAGTGAGTCATCTGGCAACTCCAATGAAGCCGATGAAAAAGATTCACTTAGTGATTGTATTAAAAAATGTCTCTGA
- the LOC5565834 gene encoding uncharacterized protein LOC5565834 isoform X1, translating into MAHQVQQVFKTALKVTGPARSMSTGVMGSIDANVSPKRSQGIHLSVQRDYPAAAALPLPANIDPTETTRFSPQRTRDINSTAILTHQSSYVANHIDVTVDNSSSADPHVQSYDCRGAVSLNSAMQSNVPSPFGGMHKFTHLNMPGGGWAQEGKFLAQDLHSSHYMNLRKEVRSDWSNYEAKPQKGTVGLLESYNKLMLKQTLAAFGSNGNLRHVSLNHSALTKEIPKDTKQTTEEQASTIAAGDSSTATTPLTRKEQLKKAVKEYGSTVIVFHVGISLVSLGACYLLVSSGIDMVALLERFGWGDSALASKAGAGASTFVIAYAIHKVFAPVRISITLGATPFIVRFMRKRFGKK; encoded by the exons ATGGCGCATCAGGTCCAGCAGGTTTTCAAAACGGCACTCAAGGTCACGGGCCCGGCAAGGTCGATGTCGACCGGTGTCATGGGATCGATAGATG CTAACGTCTCGCCAAAACGGTCGCAAGGCATCCATCTGTCGGTCCAGCGTGACTATCCTGCAGCCGCTGCTCTGCCCTTGCCGGCCAACATCGATCCAACCGAGACGACTCGCTTCTCCCCCCAAAGGACTCGAGATATCAACTCGACGGCCATTCTGACGCATCAATCTTCCTACGTGGCAAACCACATCGATGTCACGGTGGACAACTCCAGCTCTGCTGATCCGCACGTGCAGTCCTACGATTGCCGTGGTGCGGTCAGCCTAAACTCCGCCATGCAAAGTAACGTCCCAAGCCCTTTCGGGGGAATGCACAAATTCACGCACCTGAACATGCCGGGCGGTGGATGGGCCCAGGAAGGCAAATTCCTTGCCCAGGATTTGCACTCGTCCCACTATATGAACCTCCGCAAGGAAGTGCGCTCCGATTGGTCCAACTACGAGGCCAAACCACAGAAAGGTACAGTCGGCTTGCTTGAAAGCTATAACAAACTAATGCTCAAGCAAACTTTGGCAGCATTTGGTAGTAACGGTAACCTTAGGCACGTTTCACTAAATCATAGCGCATTgacaaaagaaattccaaaagacaCTAAACAAACGACTGAGGAACAGGCCTCGACGATAGCAGCAGGAGACTCGTCAACCGCGACGACTCCTCTGACACGTAAAGAACAGCTCAAAAAAGCGGTCAAGGAATACGGTTCCACCGTGATTGTGTTTCACGTGGGGATCAGTCTGGTTTCCTTGGGTGCTTGCTATCTTTTGGTCTCTAG CGGAATAGACATGGTGGCCCTGTTGGAGCGCTTCGGATGGGGTGACTCGGCACTGGCCAGCAAAGCGGGCGCCGGCGCCAGCACGTTTGTGATCGCATATGCAATCCATAAAGTATTCGCACCGGTTAGAATTAGCATAACTCTAGGCGCGACGCCATTCATTGTGCGTTTCATGCGCAAACGTTTCGGAAAGAAGTAG
- the LOC5565834 gene encoding uncharacterized protein LOC5565834 isoform X2, with the protein MAHQVQQVFKTALKVTGPARSMSTGVMGSIDANVSPKRSQGIHLSVQRDYPAAAALPLPANIDPTETTRFSPQRTRDINSTAILTHQSSYVANHIDVTVDNSSSADPHVQSYDCRGAVSLNSAMQSNVPSPFGGMHKFTHLNMPGGGWAQEGKFLAQDLHSSHYMNLRKEVRSDWSNYEAKPQKAE; encoded by the exons ATGGCGCATCAGGTCCAGCAGGTTTTCAAAACGGCACTCAAGGTCACGGGCCCGGCAAGGTCGATGTCGACCGGTGTCATGGGATCGATAGATG CTAACGTCTCGCCAAAACGGTCGCAAGGCATCCATCTGTCGGTCCAGCGTGACTATCCTGCAGCCGCTGCTCTGCCCTTGCCGGCCAACATCGATCCAACCGAGACGACTCGCTTCTCCCCCCAAAGGACTCGAGATATCAACTCGACGGCCATTCTGACGCATCAATCTTCCTACGTGGCAAACCACATCGATGTCACGGTGGACAACTCCAGCTCTGCTGATCCGCACGTGCAGTCCTACGATTGCCGTGGTGCGGTCAGCCTAAACTCCGCCATGCAAAGTAACGTCCCAAGCCCTTTCGGGGGAATGCACAAATTCACGCACCTGAACATGCCGGGCGGTGGATGGGCCCAGGAAGGCAAATTCCTTGCCCAGGATTTGCACTCGTCCCACTATATGAACCTCCGCAAGGAAGTGCGCTCCGATTGGTCCAACTACGAGGCCAAACCACAGAAAG CGGAATAG